A stretch of Nitrospira sp. DNA encodes these proteins:
- the tuf gene encoding elongation factor Tu (EF-Tu; promotes GTP-dependent binding of aminoacyl-tRNA to the A-site of ribosomes during protein biosynthesis; when the tRNA anticodon matches the mRNA codon, GTP hydrolysis results; the inactive EF-Tu-GDP leaves the ribosome and release of GDP is promoted by elongation factor Ts; many prokaryotes have two copies of the gene encoding EF-Tu) produces EMVMPGDNVSVTGELISPIAMEQGLRFAVREGGKTVGSGVVTEILA; encoded by the coding sequence GGAGATGGTCATGCCGGGCGACAACGTGAGTGTCACGGGCGAGTTGATCAGCCCGATCGCGATGGAGCAGGGGTTGCGCTTCGCGGTCCGCGAGGGCGGCAAGACCGTCGGCTCCGGCGTCGTCACTGAAATTCTGGCGTAG